From Draconibacterium halophilum, one genomic window encodes:
- a CDS encoding DUF6132 family protein has product MKFIKQKQLSLILLVVGAVGGFLYWKYVGCLSGTCPIKSVWYWSTLWGAAIGYLLGDAINDFIVKRKNKAEQNDS; this is encoded by the coding sequence ATGAAGTTTATAAAACAAAAGCAGTTGTCCCTTATTTTATTAGTTGTTGGTGCCGTTGGAGGCTTCCTGTACTGGAAATATGTGGGATGTTTAAGTGGTACCTGCCCGATAAAGTCAGTGTGGTACTGGAGTACTTTATGGGGAGCTGCAATTGGTTACCTGTTGGGCGATGCCATAAATGATTTTATTGTAAAGCGCAAAAATAAAGCAGAACAGAATGATAGCTAA
- the trxA gene encoding thioredoxin produces MIAKFKNIINCKRPVLVDFYADWCGPCKQMPPILKQVKSELTENIKIIKVDVDRNPNIASKYKIRSIPTLMLFKDGELKWSGMGVRPASEVKSIVEQYL; encoded by the coding sequence ATGATAGCTAAATTTAAAAATATTATAAACTGTAAGCGTCCGGTTTTGGTCGACTTTTATGCCGATTGGTGTGGTCCGTGCAAACAAATGCCGCCTATTTTAAAACAGGTGAAATCGGAACTGACAGAAAATATAAAGATCATAAAAGTGGATGTCGACCGTAACCCGAATATTGCCTCAAAATACAAGATAAGAAGCATTCCAACACTGATGTTGTTTAAAGATGGCGAACTAAAATGGAGCGGTATGGGTGTGCGACCAGCCAGCGAGGTAAAAAGTATTGTTGAACAATATTTGTAA
- a CDS encoding class I SAM-dependent methyltransferase — protein sequence MADTQNTFYTSISNYYSEIFPFNPMQLKFVKNKLGDLYEKHILDIGCATGELAAQLAAGGADVTGIDLNEDLLQQAINNKKHDKLTFQQGNMLELKQDFNPQQFDAVLCFGNTLVHLNSEALVLQMLADAKTVLKPGGQLLIQLLNYDYICSEPIEVLPVIDTQNIKFTRRYHFSDNSDLIGFQTDLEIKAKNRIISNETPLLAIKSAELKKLLEEAGFRNIQLYANFKQETFGGKHLPLVVSCEKEI from the coding sequence ATGGCCGATACTCAAAATACTTTCTATACCTCCATTTCTAATTATTATTCCGAGATATTTCCGTTTAATCCCATGCAGTTGAAGTTTGTGAAAAACAAGCTCGGTGATCTGTACGAAAAACATATTCTTGATATTGGCTGTGCTACCGGTGAGCTGGCGGCACAACTGGCCGCGGGTGGGGCAGATGTTACCGGTATCGATTTGAATGAAGATTTGCTGCAACAGGCGATCAACAACAAAAAACACGACAAACTCACTTTTCAGCAGGGGAATATGCTGGAACTGAAACAGGACTTTAACCCACAACAATTTGATGCCGTTTTGTGCTTTGGAAATACGTTGGTGCATCTCAATTCCGAAGCACTTGTTTTGCAGATGCTGGCAGATGCTAAAACCGTTTTAAAACCCGGCGGCCAATTGCTGATCCAGTTGCTGAACTACGACTACATTTGTAGCGAACCTATTGAGGTATTGCCTGTAATCGATACGCAAAATATTAAGTTTACCCGTCGTTATCATTTCTCCGACAATTCTGATCTTATTGGTTTTCAAACCGATCTGGAGATAAAAGCTAAAAACCGCATCATATCGAACGAAACCCCTTTGCTGGCAATAAAAAGTGCCGAATTAAAAAAGCTGCTCGAAGAAGCCGGTTTCCGAAACATTCAGTTGTATGCTAATTTTAAACAGGAAACATTTGGTGGCAAACATTTGCCCTTGGTGGTGAGTTGCGAGAAAGAGATTTAA
- a CDS encoding ATP-grasp domain-containing protein — protein sequence MKVALIYNKDISGVINTFGMQNKEFYNEKTVKKVTESLEKAGHNVAVLDGNKQIIDRLENFMPSVNEGEQMGMIFNMAYGIQGESRYTHIPSMLEMLGLPYVGSSPSGHALALDKVLTKIIWKNNDLPTPDFWVFNSYDEDMSSVKFPVIVKPKMESVSFGLKVVYDVDDLKEAVHFIVTEFGQQALVEQFIRGREFCVGLIGNSPVEPFPVLEIDLEGDPDAIQTVDDKQKKPKKKVCPAHISAELTKKMQKISIEAFNALNLRDFARVDIRLDEDDNIYLLEINSMASLGQSGSYPTAAKVAGYDFESLVNKMLDVASVRYFTNTIPQTDNKKSTPKTSQTSRMRTFVKTRQQRTEKLLKNLVDTDTHVRNVEGVNYCSGLISTELSQLGFTQEVFPQLEVGNILYLSNSFNEEIDFLVIQPLDNRIKLAKHENYNEQEQHLEGTGIWENKGGIAVLIAALQALKFSRNLRKLNIGILLITDSSIDGRYSKPIIQQKTEIAKTVVSLSGASKEGGLILSRSGSALYRLETKLINKTTPENVSGTAMNFNKTLASITDISQNDSNNIIAPFNIEFKSNIFKVHAYGSAGISVRYNSPEVLDKIEQKIKKIMLTQKRSKIYQMKIEGGLKRPAMLVSEKSKDYYKSIVDIAKQIDVRITEEHRWSSADICHIKKDMPIIDGLGPVGEYLPSENERIVRHSLIERALLFALLLLKNK from the coding sequence ATGAAAGTAGCATTAATATACAATAAAGACATCAGTGGTGTAATCAACACCTTTGGTATGCAGAACAAAGAGTTCTACAATGAAAAAACAGTTAAAAAAGTGACTGAAAGCCTTGAAAAAGCAGGACATAATGTTGCTGTTTTAGATGGTAACAAGCAAATAATTGACCGACTTGAGAATTTTATGCCCAGCGTAAACGAGGGCGAACAAATGGGTATGATTTTTAATATGGCCTATGGCATACAGGGAGAAAGCCGATATACGCATATTCCCAGTATGCTTGAAATGTTAGGCCTCCCCTATGTTGGCTCATCACCATCGGGGCATGCCCTGGCATTAGATAAAGTTCTAACAAAAATTATCTGGAAAAATAACGATTTACCAACACCTGATTTTTGGGTTTTTAATAGCTACGATGAGGATATGTCGTCGGTGAAGTTTCCGGTTATTGTAAAACCAAAAATGGAAAGTGTTTCTTTTGGTTTAAAGGTAGTTTACGACGTAGATGATTTAAAGGAAGCGGTTCATTTTATTGTAACTGAATTCGGCCAACAAGCATTGGTTGAACAGTTTATTCGTGGCAGGGAGTTTTGTGTTGGATTAATTGGCAACTCACCAGTAGAGCCATTTCCGGTACTTGAGATTGATTTGGAAGGCGACCCCGATGCCATACAAACCGTTGATGACAAGCAGAAAAAACCCAAAAAGAAAGTCTGTCCGGCACATATTTCAGCAGAACTGACTAAGAAGATGCAAAAAATCAGTATTGAAGCATTTAATGCACTAAACCTGCGAGATTTTGCACGTGTTGACATACGCCTGGATGAAGACGACAATATCTACTTATTGGAAATTAATTCAATGGCAAGTCTTGGCCAATCAGGTTCATATCCAACGGCAGCAAAAGTTGCGGGGTACGATTTTGAATCTTTAGTAAACAAAATGCTGGATGTGGCATCGGTGCGTTATTTTACCAATACAATTCCTCAAACCGACAATAAAAAATCCACACCAAAAACAAGTCAAACATCCCGGATGCGTACGTTTGTAAAAACCAGGCAACAACGTACGGAGAAACTGTTGAAGAATCTGGTAGACACAGATACTCATGTAAGAAATGTTGAAGGAGTAAACTACTGCTCGGGTTTAATTAGTACTGAATTAAGTCAACTTGGGTTTACACAAGAAGTATTCCCTCAGCTTGAAGTTGGTAATATCTTGTATTTATCGAATTCATTCAATGAGGAGATCGACTTTCTTGTCATCCAACCTTTGGATAATCGAATTAAACTAGCTAAGCATGAAAATTATAATGAGCAGGAACAACATCTTGAAGGTACCGGAATATGGGAAAACAAAGGTGGTATTGCCGTATTGATAGCAGCATTGCAGGCCTTGAAATTTTCAAGAAACCTTAGAAAGTTAAACATTGGCATATTGTTAATTACAGACTCCTCAATTGACGGAAGGTATTCGAAACCCATCATTCAACAAAAAACAGAAATAGCAAAAACGGTCGTTTCATTAAGTGGCGCGTCAAAAGAAGGAGGGCTAATTCTATCGCGTTCCGGTTCAGCCTTGTATCGCCTGGAAACCAAATTGATTAATAAAACTACCCCGGAAAATGTGTCAGGTACTGCAATGAATTTTAATAAGACATTGGCATCAATTACCGACATTTCACAAAACGACAGCAATAACATAATTGCTCCTTTTAACATTGAATTTAAGAGTAATATTTTTAAAGTGCATGCCTATGGTTCGGCGGGAATAAGTGTTCGGTATAATTCACCGGAAGTATTGGATAAAATAGAACAGAAAATCAAGAAGATAATGCTTACTCAAAAGAGGAGTAAAATTTACCAAATGAAAATTGAGGGAGGTTTAAAGCGTCCGGCAATGTTGGTTTCTGAGAAATCAAAAGACTACTATAAATCAATTGTTGATATCGCAAAACAAATAGATGTTCGAATTACTGAAGAACACCGGTGGAGTTCGGCAGACATCTGTCATATCAAAAAAGACATGCCAATAATTGACGGACTTGGTCCTGTTGGAGAATATTTACCCTCGGAGAATGAAAGAATAGTAAGACATAGTTTAATTGAGCGAGCTTTACTGTTTGCGTTATTATTGCTGAAAAATAAATAA
- a CDS encoding glutamine amidotransferase-related protein, translated as MLLIIDNQSAFIKKFKRQFLSEQDFDYVFFDHNQPVTLSAKTKIKGIILSGGKGNPYEPLNLTSNYVALMNFNVPVIGFCLGHEIIAVSYRGRIKKLSEYHGKKEIISITKPEDPIFEGLEKTEVSLVKRHAFHVSELPESFESIGISDTCSNEIIKHKTKPIYGFQSHPEVSGEDGMLMVKNFLKICKII; from the coding sequence ATGTTATTAATTATTGATAATCAGAGTGCTTTTATAAAGAAATTCAAACGACAATTTCTTTCAGAGCAAGATTTTGACTATGTTTTTTTCGACCATAATCAACCGGTTACTTTATCTGCCAAAACAAAAATTAAGGGTATAATTTTATCCGGCGGAAAAGGTAATCCATATGAACCCTTAAATCTCACATCAAATTATGTGGCATTAATGAACTTTAACGTACCGGTTATTGGCTTTTGTTTAGGGCATGAAATTATTGCAGTTAGTTACAGGGGTAGAATTAAAAAACTTTCGGAATATCATGGAAAGAAAGAAATAATAAGCATTACAAAACCGGAAGATCCGATATTTGAAGGCTTGGAAAAAACAGAAGTATCCTTAGTGAAAAGACATGCATTCCATGTATCGGAATTGCCTGAATCATTCGAGAGTATTGGTATTTCTGATACCTGTTCGAATGAAATTATAAAACACAAAACCAAACCCATATATGGTTTTCAGTCGCACCCCGAAGTATCAGGTGAAGACGGAATGTTAATGGTAAAGAATTTTTTAAAAATTTGTAAGATTATCTAA